The nucleotide sequence TCCTCTCCAGGTGGCGATATATTCGCATTCGCCGGAGGGAAGCTCCAGCTTCGGCGCCTCAACGGCCCAGGTCCCTTTCAGCTTCAATTCGGCTGCGGCAGCCTCGAAATGATACATGGCTATGCCCATGTCCACTCGCTGGAGGTCCTCCATGCCGACGAACTTCCAGTTGCGGTTGTAATTCTTCGTGCGCTCAAGGATAAAATGGAATGCATTGCGGCCGCTTTCCCTGACGATGCGCCACGGCTGCTTGTTGGAGGCCGACGGCGCCCGGCGCAGCATTTCGAGGGGAACGCGGTAGGCGCCGGCCGATTCCCCGGAAAGGGCTGTATTGAAATCGCCGCTGAAAAAAAGCTCTTCCCACGGCTTCCGGTGCTTTGACCCCGCGCCGAAGCGCATGATCGAATCGAGGAGACCAGGCTTATCCGCGGAATAACCCGTGGCTATGACGGCGGGAAGCGCCTCACCCTCTCCGAGGGAAATGGCCCGCCCGAACCCGCTTTTGCGGAAGGTGCCGCCCAGCCAGCAGGTTCCGAGGCCGAGGCCGGTGGCATGGAGGACTATCCCCTCGAGGAGATACCCGTAATCCTCCAGGTAGCGGTCACTCTTCCCGATCGCCCCGACGATGAACCCGGCAGGGTTCCTGATGATTCCATATGTGCCGAGCTCCTTCAGGGACGCCGTATCTTCACCGGAGGCAGCGACGAGCTTGAACCGCGCCGTTCCGCCGAAGGGACCCGCCAGGTTCCGCGCCAGGTATTTGTCCATCATGTCCCGGTGCTCGCCGCTGATCGGTTCCTTCCGGTAGGTCCTGTTGGCGTACCGCTCGCCGATTATCTCTGTCATGCTTCTTTTACTATCCATTCTGAATCCCTCCCATGGCGTAAACATCGGCGGGACGCACGGAAGTTTGATACACTTCCCTGGTGATCTCCAGTATTTCCATCAGGGCCAGGCTCACTCTTTCAATGGGATAATTCCCCGGCTGTTTCAGTATTTCAACGATTCTTCTTGTCTGCTCGTTCATGCTATCCTCCATTTTACACTTTCATAAGTATCGAATTGTATCATAAAAAAATTTTACTTTTAATGCTTTATTGAAAGCATGGCATTGACTTCATCGATGGTGTCTTCAATAATATGGGCCACCAGGAATTTTCCCTTCCGCTCGGTTGATATGAGGCCGGCATCGGCCAGCTCTTTTAGATGATGTGATATGGTCGGTGCGCCGATATTGAACGAGCACATGACATCGCTCACAAGGCATTCCCTGTGCTCTGTCTCAAAGCTCGCTTCGCACTTCTTCAATATCTCGAGGTAAAGCTCGAGACGATTCGGATTTGATAGGGCCTTCATGACCCTGGCCATTTGCTTGGTATCCATAGGATTTATCAATATTTTTTCATTTCGACAACTATCAAAGTATCATAATTATTTAAAAAAGTCAAGGCCCTCCACCTATTTTTTTTAATGAACGATAAAATTTTTCATAATAATTGCATACGCTGGGTGGTGTAAAAATGCAGTCCAGTAAAAGAATTATTATTCGCGGTGGGTTCATCAGCGAGTAGGCGACAGGGACGTCGCCGATTCCGCCGAGTCAACATGGTGCGCTGGACAGGATGTCCGAGTGCAGAGCCGCGACAGGACGTCGCATTTGGCTCTGCTTATACGAGGCGGACGAGCGATGAACCCCCGCGAATAATTCATCATAAAAATCTTCTCAAATCGAATATCTTTTCAAGCGGGTATATAACTTAGTTTTTTCACGTGAAAAATTTTATTTTCATCTTCGCCTCATCGATGCTCTGGGCGAAAATCAGGTAATTATACACCCCCAGGGTCTCCGCCATCTTGAGGAGCTCCTTTTCCGGCCAGAGGATGATGACCCGCTTGTCATGGTCCTTGGCGAAGAAGGAAACATCCACCAGGGCGTTCATGCCCGCGGACGTGATGAGGGTCACGTTCTCGAAATTGATGATCAGGCTCTCGCGCTCCGCAACCTGTCGTACGATGGACTTGAAGGTCTCGATCGTGTCGGCCGTGAGGCTGCCGCTCACGACAAGTACCTTGACGCCTTCTATTTCGTTGATGGAATAATTCAGCATTGCCGACCTTTTATCACTGCCATGACCGGGACCCCCGCCCGGCTACTGGCCAAGGATCTCTTTCATGACGCCCTTGAGCAGATCCGGGGGTATCCGCTGATTAATAAGGGGCCTGCCAAGGCCTTTGAGCAAGACAAAATTAATGGCCCCGGCGAAATTTTTCTTGTCGTACTCCATGTGGCCGATGACGCCGTCCGGGTCGAGACCCCACCGCCGCCGGATCAATCCGTACCGCTCGATGAGGGCCCGCACCCGCCCGGCCTCCTCGTCGGAAAGAAAACCAAGGCGCCGGGAAATCTCCGTCGTGACGCGCATCCCCGCGGCCACCGCCTCTCCGTGGGAGACGCCCCGGTACCCCAGGTGCGACTCGATGGCATGGCCGACGGTATGGCCGAAATTCAGGATGGCCCGGAGGCCGCTTTCCCTCTCGTCCCGCTCTACGACCCCTGTTTTAAAGGATACGGACCGGGCCACCAAGTCCGCGACCGCCGATTCGTCCCTGATCGAGGCGGGGTCGTTGCGCTCCAGGAGCCCCAGGGTGGTATCCTCGCCTATCAGGCCGTGCTTCAGCGCCTCGGAAAGACCGTTCCTGAACTCCTCGTCGGGAAGCGTCCCGAGGAACCTCACGTCGCTCACGACCAGCCTCGGCTGGTGGAAGAGGCCCGCGATGTTCTTGCCCACGGACAGGTTCACCGCCACCTTGCCGCCGAGGCTCGAATCGACCATGGCCAGGAGGGTCGTCGGTACGTGCACCACCGGCACGCCGCGCATGTACAGGCCGGCGCAGAACCCGGCGAAGTCACCCGTCACGCCGCCGCCTATGCCGATAACGGCCGACCGGCGGTTCATCTTCCCGCCGATGAACTTCTCCAGAAATTCCTCGGCGCGGCCGTAGCTCTTGTTCTCCTCGCTGTCCTCATAGAGCATGAGATCGCACCGGTCGCCCAGGACGGACAGGGACTCGTCGATGTAATCGCGGTGCAGGCCATAGACGCGGAAGCTCGCCACCACAGCCACGCGCTCGAAGCCCGCCATCTCAGGCCGGGCCAGCGACGCGGGCAGGAT is from Spirochaetota bacterium and encodes:
- a CDS encoding nitroreductase encodes the protein MDSKRSMTEIIGERYANRTYRKEPISGEHRDMMDKYLARNLAGPFGGTARFKLVAASGEDTASLKELGTYGIIRNPAGFIVGAIGKSDRYLEDYGYLLEGIVLHATGLGLGTCWLGGTFRKSGFGRAISLGEGEALPAVIATGYSADKPGLLDSIMRFGAGSKHRKPWEELFFSGDFNTALSGESAGAYRVPLEMLRRAPSASNKQPWRIVRESGRNAFHFILERTKNYNRNWKFVGMEDLQRVDMGIAMYHFEAAAAELKLKGTWAVEAPKLELPSGECEYIATWRGV
- a CDS encoding winged helix-turn-helix transcriptional regulator; its protein translation is MDTKQMARVMKALSNPNRLELYLEILKKCEASFETEHRECLVSDVMCSFNIGAPTISHHLKELADAGLISTERKGKFLVAHIIEDTIDEVNAMLSIKH
- a CDS encoding STAS domain-containing protein produces the protein MLNYSINEIEGVKVLVVSGSLTADTIETFKSIVRQVAERESLIINFENVTLITSAGMNALVDVSFFAKDHDKRVIILWPEKELLKMAETLGVYNYLIFAQSIDEAKMKIKFFT
- the aroB gene encoding 3-dehydroquinate synthase — its product is MGEMTRAITARAGAHSYDVLIGSSILPASLARPEMAGFERVAVVASFRVYGLHRDYIDESLSVLGDRCDLMLYEDSEENKSYGRAEEFLEKFIGGKMNRRSAVIGIGGGVTGDFAGFCAGLYMRGVPVVHVPTTLLAMVDSSLGGKVAVNLSVGKNIAGLFHQPRLVVSDVRFLGTLPDEEFRNGLSEALKHGLIGEDTTLGLLERNDPASIRDESAVADLVARSVSFKTGVVERDERESGLRAILNFGHTVGHAIESHLGYRGVSHGEAVAAGMRVTTEISRRLGFLSDEEAGRVRALIERYGLIRRRWGLDPDGVIGHMEYDKKNFAGAINFVLLKGLGRPLINQRIPPDLLKGVMKEILGQ